The following is a genomic window from Fusobacterium perfoetens.
AAAAAGTTAAACTTCAAAACTAGACCTACAGAGATTAGAGAAAAACAAGCTGCTGCTGCAGTTGGACAAGTACAACTTATGCATATCTACCAAAATTTCTTGGGAGAATATGGACAAAGTGTGGCTCAAGTTCTTTTGACTAAAGATGATTTCAAAGAGGGAGAAAGAAAAACAAATACAAATAATACTTTAGAAACTTTACTTTCTTTCGGAGTAGTTCCTATTATAAATGCCAATGACACAATCTCGACTTTCGAGATAGAGTTCAGTGATAACGACAGACTTTCTGCTAGTGTGGCATCACTTTTAAAAGCTGACCTTTTAATTATCTTAACTGATATTGATGCTCTTTATACTGCAAATCCTAAAACTCACCCTGAGGCAAAAAGAATCCCTTATGTAGAAAAAGTTACTGACGAGATTTTAGGAATGGGTGGAGAAAAAGGAAGTGAATTTAGTATAGGAGGAATGGAAACAAAACTTCTTGCTGCTAGAGAGTGTTATGATAATGGAGTTATGATGGCTATTTTAGATGGTTCTAATCCGTCATTTATAGGAGATCTGATCTCTGGTGAAGATATTGGAACTGTTTTTGATTGCAAATAAGGAGGAGATATGTATATTCAAACTTTAGGACAACAAGCTAAAGAGGCTGAAATTCAAATAGCCCAACTTTCTACAAAAGTAAAAAATGAAATTCTTATAAAATCTGCAAAGGCTCTTTTAGACAACTGCCAAAATATCTTAGATATTAACAAAGAAGATGTTGAAAAAGCAAAAACTTCTGGTGTAAAAGACGCTTTTATAGATAGACTTACACTTACAGAAAAAAGAATAAGTGATATGGCTGATGGTTTAAGACAAATCGCCTCTCTTAACGATCCAGTGGGAGAGTTTTTATATGGTAAGACTTTACCAAATGGACTTATTATCCAACAAAAAAGAGTTCCACTTGGAGTTATTGCTATAATATTTGAATCACGTCCAAATGTTACTGCTGACGCTTTCGGACTTTGCTTAAAAAGTGGTAATGCTGTAATCTTAAGAGGTGGTAAAGAGGCTATAAAAACAAATATCGCCATTGTAAATATATTTAAAAATGTTTTAAAAGAATGTGGAATAAATGAAAATGCTGTTCAAATAGTTGAAAATACTAGCCACGAAATAGCTAACGAACTTATGAAAGCTCACGAATATATTGATGTTTTAATACCTAGAGGAAGTGCAAGACTTATAAATACTGTAATAAATAATTCAACAGTTCCTTGTATTCAAACTGGTGTTGGTAACTGTCATATATTTGTTGATGAAAGTGCAAAATTAGATGACGCAGTAAATATTATA
Proteins encoded in this region:
- the proB gene encoding glutamate 5-kinase, whose product is MENQIRKKIQNSKRIVIKVGTSTLTYANGNLNFSLMNKLAWIMSDLINQRKEVILVSSGAIGVGSKKLNFKTRPTEIREKQAAAAVGQVQLMHIYQNFLGEYGQSVAQVLLTKDDFKEGERKTNTNNTLETLLSFGVVPIINANDTISTFEIEFSDNDRLSASVASLLKADLLIILTDIDALYTANPKTHPEAKRIPYVEKVTDEILGMGGEKGSEFSIGGMETKLLAARECYDNGVMMAILDGSNPSFIGDLISGEDIGTVFDCK
- a CDS encoding glutamate-5-semialdehyde dehydrogenase; translated protein: MYIQTLGQQAKEAEIQIAQLSTKVKNEILIKSAKALLDNCQNILDINKEDVEKAKTSGVKDAFIDRLTLTEKRISDMADGLRQIASLNDPVGEFLYGKTLPNGLIIQQKRVPLGVIAIIFESRPNVTADAFGLCLKSGNAVILRGGKEAIKTNIAIVNIFKNVLKECGINENAVQIVENTSHEIANELMKAHEYIDVLIPRGSARLINTVINNSTVPCIQTGVGNCHIFVDESAKLDDAVNIIVNAKTQRPGVCNAVETLLIHKNVASSVLPNIGKELQERNVEIRGDETVRQYIANSIPATEEDWATEYEDYIVAIKVVEDLDEVIKHIAKYGTKHSESIITENYSNAQRFLNEVDAAAVYVNASTRFTDGGQFGFGAEIGISTQKLHARGPMGLKELTTTKYVIMGNGQVRE